The Blattabacterium cuenoti sequence CTAGTAGACATAGGAGGAGGGACTACGGATATTGCTATATTTAAAGACAATATTATTCGTCACACTGCAGTCATTCCTTTTGGAGGAAATGTGATTACGGAAAATATAAAAACGGATTGTTTAATTATTGAACGACAAGCCGAATTACTAAAAATAAAATTTGGATCTGCATGGCCTGGAGAAAATAAAGAAACAGAAATTGTTTGCATTCCTGGATTAAGAGGTCGTGAACCTAAGGAGATATCCTTGAAACGTCTTTCTCAAATTATTCATACTCGGGTATGTGAAATTTTAGAACAAGTCAATATAGAAATAAAACACTATGGAAATGAAGAACAAAAAAAACGACTTATAGCAGGAATAGTAATGACAGGAGGCGGATCTCAACTAAAACACATTCGTCCTTTAACAGAATATATTACTGGAATGGATGTCCGTATAGGTTATTCTAATGAACATATTGCTGGAGGAGAAAACGGCATGATAAGTAATCCAGAATACGCAACGTCTATAGGTTTAATTATCAAAGGACTTGAAGATCAGAAGAAATATTTTTGTACAGTCATGGGGTCTAGACATGAGGAAAATAATACTTCCGAATTATTCTCCACCCAATTATATAATAATAAAAATCGTAGATTCAATAATAAGGACACATATTATGATAATAATAATGACGATTCTTTAAAAAAGAAGAAAAAAAATAAGACTAAATCTAAATCTTTTCTTGAAATTTGGGCAGATAAGTTCCGTCAAATACTGAATGATACAGAATAATAAACAATGAAAAAAGAAAATTTTATAATGCAAAAAAAAGAAAACGTCCCATTTGGATTTTCTAAAAATCGTTCAGCTGCTATAAAAGTTATTGGTGTAGGAGGTGGTGGAAGTAATGCTTTAAGTTATATGTTTGAACAAGGGATTACGGGGGTAGACTTTATAGCGTGTAATACCGATGCACAAGCATTAAATAATAATCCAGTTCCAGTAAAAATTCAATTAGGAGCTTCTATTACAGAAGGATTAGGTGCTGGAGCAGATCCAGAAATAGGAGAAAAAGCGGCATTAGAAAGTCTAGAAGAAATTAAAAGTATTTTAGATTCTAATACAAAAATGACCTTTATTACAGCAGGCATGGGAGGAGGAACGGGAACCGGGGCCGCTCCAATTATTGCAGGTATTTCTAAAGAAAAAGGAATTCTTACTGTAGGAATTGTCACTATTCCATTTCATTTTGAAGGAAAAATGAGATTACAACAAGCTCAAAAGGGAATAGAAGCATTAAGGAAAAATGTAGATTCTCTCATTGTTATTAATAATGATAAATTAAGAGAATTGTATGGAAATCTTGGATTTAAAGCTGGATTTGCAAAAGCGGATGAAGTTCTTACTACTGCAGCTAAAGGAATTGCAGAAGTAATCACTCACCATTATAAACAGAATATAGATTTAAGAGACACTAGAACAGTTCTTAAAGAAAGCGGTACGGCAGTTATGGGATCCGCTATTTCTGTTGGAGAAAACAGAGCTAAAGATGCCGTTGGACAAGCCTTAGATTCTCCATTATTGAATGACAACAAGATAACAGGGGCTAAAAATGTTCTTTTACTTATTGTTTCAGGAAGAATTGAAATTACCATAGATGAAATCGGAATCATTAGTGATTATATACAAGCAGAGGCAGGAAATAATGCTAATATTATAATGGGAATAGGAGAAGACGAAAGTTTGGAAGAAAGTATTTCAGTAACTATAGTAGCAACCGGATTTCCAACAGAAGTTCAAAGGGCTATTAATCACGAAGAAAAAAAAATATTTCATAGGTTAGAAGAACCTTATAAACAAAAATTAACGAAAATAGAGGGAATTCATTCTTATTCCAAAAAACGAATGGAACCTTTTCCTTATTATAAAGAAAAGACTTATAAAAATGCTCCTAAGGAAAACTTATCCTTCAATCAAAGTCAAAGGAAAAACATCTTTAATCAAGCTATTAATCATCCCAACAATACTACAGTAGAAAAAAAATATATGTTGGAAGATAATTTTGATCTTCCTATTTCTTCAGAAGAAAAAAATCAAATTTTGAAAGATAAGATGAAACGTGTTCATATGTTAAAAAAAGAAAATAATAAAAATGAGGACATTAATAATTTTTAGATGAATCTTATTTAAGTATGGAACATCCTAGTATTCCAAAAGGAACCAGAGATTTTTCATCCATAGAGATGAATAAAAGAAACTATTTAATTCAAGTTATTCGAAATAAATTTGAACTTTTTGGTTACTCTCCCATAGAAACTCCTTCTTTTGAGAAAATTTCTACTCTTATGGGAAAATATGGAAAAGAAGGAGACTACTTAATGTTTAAGTTGCTTCATTCAGGAGATTTTTTGAAAAAAGGAATTTCCAATAAAGCTCTTAGATATGATTTAACGGTTCCTTTTGTCCGCTATGTAGTTATGCATAGAAATGAAATTTTTTTTCCTTTTAAAAGATATCAAATACAACCAGTATGGCGCGCAGATAAACCACAAAAAGAAAGATTTAGAGAATTTTATCAGTGTGATGCGGATATGATTGGCTCCTACTCATTATCTTCTTTATGGCAAGAAGTTGAGTTTATCCAACTTTGTGATGAAATATTTACAGAATTAAATTTTCCTATAATTATCAATATTAATCATCGAGATATTTTGGGAGGATTAGTAGACATTTCTGGAATAGAAAATCATTTATGGAAAGATTTCACTACATCTCTAGATAAATGGGATAAGAAAGGAAGAAATATAGTAAAAAAAGAAATGCTTCGTAAAGGAATATCCTCGAATTCTTTTGAAAAAATAGCATGTTTTTTTGATATGAAAGAAAATTTTTCAAAAAAAATAGAATCTTTAACCGTCGCTTTGCAATCCTCTGAAAGAGGAAAAAAAGGAATAAAAGATCTCCGTTTTATCTTTCAAAAGATAAAAAATATTTCTTTAAAAAAGACCAAATTGAAATGGAATGTTTCTTTAGCTAGAGGAATGAATTATTATACAGGTCCTATATTTGAAATATCTCCAGATAATAATAATGGACCCCGTATTGCAAATTCTATCGGAGGTGGAGGAAGATATGATCAATTAGCTAGCTTTTTTGGAATGAAAAATTTTTCTGGTGTAGGAGTATCTTTGGGTTTAGATAGAATATGTCTAGCCATGGAAAAAGAAAATTTATTTTCAACTATTTCTAGTAGTCCTTCAAAAGTATTGTTTATTAATTTCGGAGATGAAGAGGTTTTATATGCATATAAAATGATAAATTTTTTGAGAAGAAAAGGAATTTCCACTCAATTGTATCCTAATGCCGTAAAAATCAATAAACAATTCAGGTATGCCAACGATAACCACATTCCATTTATTATTAGTATAGGAAAAAATGAAATAGAAAAAAAGAAAATACGAGTCAAAAATCTAAAAACAAGAACAGAAACTGAATATAATAATATCCAAGAAGTAGCTCATCAATTAATGAAAAAAAACCCATAAATTAATAGGTTTTATTGTTATTAAGTGCTTTTTTATTCCAAATAAAATAACCTTCTATAGCCAATAATGCAAGAAAAATAAATAAAAAACCTGTTAATATGAGACCTTTCAAAAAATAAATAGGGACGGAAATAAGGTTGCCAACTATCCAAAATATCCAATTTTCTACTTTTTTCATAGCCATCTGATACATTCCAGAAAAAAAAAGACCCGTGGTCAATACATCCATCCAATCATAAGGGGTTTGAAGTTTTCCATTGAAAAAATAAACCATTATACTGAAAATACACGTGGATAAAAACCATAAAATGGTATAGAAATAATCTTTTTTATCGGAAAAAGATATAGATAATTTTTTTGTATCATTTATGGATAACCAAATATACCATCCATAACCACTCATTCCTGTATAATATATGTTAATAATAAAATCTCCATAAAGAGAAGTAACGAAAGTCAAATAACTGTATATAATAGTACTCCCTATTCCTATTGGATATAACCATATGTTATTTTTTTGCGCCAATAGCACACTGAATATACTAAATGTCACAGCAGTAAATTCCAAAATAATATGAATCCAACTACTATGATGATAAGGTGATAAAAGGATATTAATCCATTCCTTCATCATCATCCATATCTATAATATAAACAAGATAATGGTCATCTATTTTTCTGTAAAAAGCAGAAAACCTCTTACTATAGGAATCTTTCATCACCCAACAGGATATGCAAGAATCCTTTTTTATGCAAAAAGGAGAAACTTTATAGCGATCTAAAAAACTGGGGAAAATCCCCCCTTCTAATTTGTATAAACTTTCTTTGATTCCCCATATGATATGTAGATAATCTATTTCGTAGTTTGAATGAATAAAAATAGATTCATCCTCTCTAATAAATTTTTTCTTTATTTTGACTATTTTTTTTCGTAATTTCTCTATGTCTATACCTATATGATATGAGCTGATGGCTATAGCTATTCTTTCAAAAGAATGACTGAATGAAATATACTTTTCTTGAGGAAAAAGAAAAGGTTTTCTTTTTTCATTGTAAAAAATATTTCTGTTTATTCCTATATATCTTAGAGCGTAACGCACTCCTAAAAATTCTTTTTTTCGTTTTTCTGATAAAGATAAAAAAAACCTTCTTTCTTTATCCGAAAGAATCAATAATTGTTCCAAAAATCGAGTTTTTAAATGACCCCATCTAAAAACGATAATTTTCGAATGAGTAATTTTTAACATAGATATTTTTTTTGTACTCTAATAGAAATTAGAAAAATATATCTTCTTAACTATAATAAAAATATCAAAATAAAATTAGATATTTCTGAAAAAAGAAGGACTGGAATAATGAAAAAAAAAATAACGAAAGCATTAGAAAATGTATTTCTTAATAAAAGAAATATTATGGAATCTGGAATAGTCAAAAAAATAGATGTATTTCAAGAGGAAATTCGAATATATATAAGCCTATCCAATCCGACTATGCATATGAAAAAAAAATTAGAACGAGATATTAACCAGACTATAAAATATCAAAATGTAGATAAAAAAATACGAATAGAAATGAAATTAGATACTCATGAAAAAAGAAAAACTGGAATAAAAAATATCATAGCCATAGCTTCAGGAAAAGGAGGAGTAGGAAAATCTACAATAGCAACTAATATCGCGGTTTCTTTAGTAAAAATGGGGTTTCATGTAGGTTTATTAGATGCAGATATTTATGGTCCTTCTATTCCATTAATGTTCAATCTAGAAGAAAATAAAATATCTTCCTGTATTGTGCAGAAGAATGGAACTTCTATCATGAATCCTATCACTAGTTATGGAGTTAAGATTCTATCTTTAGGTTTTTTTTCCAAATCTGGACAAGCGATTGTTTGGAGAGGGCCTATGGCTACTAAGGCATTAAGACAATTTATTCATGAAACGGATTGGGGCGTATTAGATTTCTTAATTGTAGATTTACCGCCAGGTACAGGGGATATACATTTATCACTTGTGCAGGAAATTCCATTAAAAGGAATTGTTATTGTTAGTACACCTCAGAAAATTTCTTTATCGGATGTGCATAGATCTGTAGGAATGTTTCGTCTTAAATCGATTTATGTCCCAATACTTGGAATCATAGAAAATATGTCTTTTTTTATCCCAAAAGAATCCAAAGAAAAATACTATTTATTTGGAAAAAATGGAGTGAAAAATTTTTCCAAGAAAATGAATATTTTTTTTCTTGGAGAGATTCCTCTGCTACAAGACATACGAGCATCTTCCGATTTAGGGGTTCCTGTGGTTTTACAAAACGATTCTATAAGAAAAATTTTTGTAAAAATTACGAAAAATATGATAGAGAATTTACCAAAAGTTCCCATTTCCTAGTAGGATATATCTTAAAAACAAAGTTTGATAAATTCTTTGACAATCAATATTAAAAGAGGAATGGATTTTTCTGTTTCTTGAAAAAATGATTTCATCAAATGGATGGAATCAGAAGATCCCTTCTGTTCAGATAATCCCATTATAATGGATATAGCAAAAACCCGTAAATCCATATACCTAGCTGTAATTACGTATGAAACAATATTACTCATTCCAACACTATCTCCACCCATGGATCGTATCATCGCATATTCTGCATGGGTTTTATAATGTGGATAAGGATAAGCCACATAGACACCTTTTTGTATGATAATATTGTGATTCATGGCTATATTCTCTGCCATTTCAAGCATCTTTTGATCATATGGTTCTGTTATTCCCAAAAAATTATTTTTCATAAATTTTTTCATATTATGGCTTTCTGGGAAAAGATTAATATGGTCTTTTACCAACATGACATCTCCTGCTTTGTAGTTTGGATTTACTCCTCCAGAAATATTAATTAATATCAACTTATCTATTCCCATATTTTTACACATTACTAGAGGAAAAGGAGTATACTCATCCTCATAATAAGAGGAAAAAGGTTCTATTAAAAATAGAACCTTTTTCCCTTCTATATTTCCGGATATAAATTTTCCATTTACTTTTGTAAAATTTGGAATGTCCTCGTAAGGAATGCATATAGGATTTTTGATTTCATGGATCAATTGATGAAACTGATTTCCTAATAATACTATTCCAAATTCAGGTTTTTCTTTGATTTGTTTTTGTATATATTTTGTGGATTTTTCTTCTAAAATCATTGACATAAAAATTTTTTTTCTTTTCTATTTACAAAATAGAGAAAAAAGAAAGGTAAATAAAATAAAACAAAGGTAAATGCTTTCCTTTAGATAGTGAAGTATTACTACTTTTCCTGAAATTTTTTCATTATTTAGCGTTTTTTAACGAACTATCGTATGAGATGCACTTCTCTTGATAAAACAAGGCCAAACTTATTTTTTATGTCTTGAGTTATTTTTTCTGAAAAATAATATATATCCATTCCACTAGCTTTTCCATAGTTGACCAAAACTATAGGTTGTTTTTCATATACACCTACATTTCCCTGTTTTTTTCCTTTCCATCCTATCGTTTCAATCAATGAACTAGCAGATAGTTTCACTTGATTAGTAGAAATAGAATATCCAATAATAGTTGGATATTTAGATTTTAATTTTTTAAAATCCAATATCCCTATTATTGGATTCATAAAAAAACTACCAGCATTTCCTATTTTTTTGGGGTTTGGAAGTTTTCTATTTCTAATGTAAAGAATAGCTTTACTTAAATCATACATAGTTGGTTTTTTAATATTCATTCTTTCTAATTCCTTCTGAATTTCAATGTAATAAGTGTTCAATTTATGATACTTTTTTCTTAATAGAAAGGAAACAGATAAAACCAAAAATTTATTTTTTGAATATGGATGCTTAAAAAAAGAATGACGATATTCTAGTTGACATTCTTCTCGTGTGAATATTCGTATTTTTCCATTATTCGTTTCATATACTTGAACTTCCAATAAAGTATCCTTTACTTCTACTCCATATGCTCCAATGTTTTGAATTGGAGCCGCTCCAACCGTACCAGGAATAAATGATAAATTCTCTAAACCACTGAATCCTTTTTTTATAGTCCAACCTACAAATTCATTCCAATTTTCTCCAGCAAAAGCTTGAACTACTGCTTGATACTCGTTTTCCTTAATCACTTTCATCCCTTTGATCCCCATTTTAATTACCATTCCTTGATAATAATTATTTAAAAAAAGAATATTACTTCCATTTCCCAAAAAAAGTTTTGGAATGGATGGATACTTCCAAAAAATTTTTTGTATATCTTCTATACTTTTCACATTTACAAAATAATGTGCATAAACATTTATTCCAAATGTATTAAAATTTTTGAGAGAAAAATTTTTTTTAATATCTAACATAAAGAAAAATATTTTCCTAAATAAACAAAGACAATTTTGTGCGTAAATATTGTATGATTAAATTTATTATTTATAAATATAAAATTGTTATTATGAAAAAAGGAGGAAATTTTTTTTGGGGAGTGATTTTGGGGACAATGGCAGGTTTAATAGTGGGAATTTTATTAGCTCCAAGAAAAGAGGATAAAATTAGAAATATACTAGGAAAAAAGACAGAAGAGCTGAGAGATAATTTACAAGAAATAAGTAAAAAAATAGGAAAAAAAGTACATAAAATTAAATCTAACTTTGAGGCAAAATGGAAAAAAAATAAAATAGATAAAATGGACCAAGTCGAAGAGGAATTGGGGACTTAATTTTTTTATCTAAAAATGTTTGTATTTATTAAAAATTTTTTCAATAGAAAATTGGAATTCATTCAAAATGAAGTGATTAAATTTGTAGTATCCATCATGACAGAAATTTTTCTGAATTTTTTTTTCATTTTACTTGGCGTCATGATCCTTTTTGCAGGAAGCCTTGCCTTATCTTTTTTTCTATCCTATTATTTTGGAAATTATGTGATAGGATTTGGGATTATTACTATTTTATATCTTTTTCTTTTCTTTTTCATCTTTTTTTTCTGTAAAGACATTATACGATTTTTCATTAAAAATTCCTTTTTTAGAGTTTTAAAAAAATAAAATCATGTAATCTCATGAGTAAATTAGAAATTATTTATGGAATACATCCCTTAATAGAAGCTATTCAATCCAAAATGACTATTAGTAAGCTATTTTTTCAAATAGGATGGAAAAAAAAATATAATCCTTATTACAAAAAGTTGATCACTCTCTCCAAAAGAGAAAATATCCCCATTCATATCGTTCCTAAAAATAAATTTCATCAGTTGAACAATAAAAATCATCAAGGAGTTTTTGCACTTCTTTCTCCAATAAAAACTCATTCCATAGAAGATTTACTTCCTATATTTTATGAAAAAGGAAAAAACGCACTTCTGCTCATTTTAGATCGTATTACGGATGTAAGAAATTTTGGATCTATCATTCGTACTGCTGCATGTGCTGGTGTAGATGCTATTATTATTCCAAAAAAATATACAGCCATGATTGGCTCCGATTCTATCAAAACTTCTTCAGGAGCTTTATTTAAAGTTCCAATATGTCAAGAAAAAAATATGAAGAAAACTATAGAGTATTTGATAAAGTACGGTTTAAAGATTGTTTCCGCTACGGAAAAATCAAATATTTATTGGTATAATATAGATTTTTCAGGTCCTACGGCTATCATACTTGGAAATGAATCTAATGGAATCTGTCCGAAATATTTAGAACTAACCTCCGAAAATGCAAAGATACCAACTATATACGGGGGGATTTCCTCTTTAAATGTTTCTGTAGCCTGTGGGATCATTTTATATGAAGTATTCCGACAAAGAAAATTCAAACAATATTAAAAATCACTCTGAAATTGTCTTAAAAAACGAATATCATTATCAAAATAAATTCTAATATCATCAATCTGATAAATCAGTAAAGCAACACGTTCTATCCCTATTCCAAAAGCAAATCCAGAATAAATTTCGGAATCAACATTTACGTTTTTTAATACTTGTGGATCTATCATCCCACATCCCATAATTTCTAACCATCCTGTATGATTATTATATATATCCACTTCTGCACTAGGTTCTGTAAATGGAAAATACGAAGGACGGAATCTAATTTTTACTTCTCCAAAAAGAGAGGTAATCAAATAATGAATAGTTTGTTTTAGGTCTGAAAAGGATACTTTTTTATCGATATAAAAACCTTCTGCTTGGTGAAACATAAAATAAGAACGAGAGGAAATAGTTTCATTTCTATATACTTTTCCTACAGATAAAACACGAGAAGGCGGACTGTTTTTTTTCATATATCGTATTTGTACAGAGGAAGTATGTGTACGCAATACGATATCTGGATTTTTGCATAAAAAAAAGGTATCCTGCATATCCCTAGATGGATGATCGATAGGTATATTTAAAGCCGTAAAGTTATGCCAATCATCTTCAATTTCAGGTCCTTCCACATAAGAGAATCCAATTTTTTTTAATACATCTATAATCCTATTTTTTATAATAGATATTGGATGTAAAGATCCTATTTCTACAGATTTTCCTGGAATTGTAGGATCAAAATTTTCATCTTCATCTTTTATGAAGTTTTTAGAATGATCTATTTGTATTTTTTTTTGAACCTTCTTTTTTAAATCATTGATAACATTACCAAAAATTTTTCTTTCATGAATAGGAAGTTTTTTTAATTTTTTAAATAAAACCGTCAAAATCCCCTTTTTTTTACCCAAAAATTTAATTCGAAAGGCTTCTAAATCTTCATAATTTTTAGCATGAAAACAGTTTATCTCCTTTTTTATTTGATCCACTTTTTGATCCATAAAATATTATGATTTCTGAATATCATCCAGAATATTTTCTTCACTCATATAACGAATGATAGCTTTTTTAATTAAAAACGATTGTTCTTCTTTGTTTAAAAATGGAAGATTCTTTTTCAAAAGATAATGAGGCCATCCTTCTCTGTCTCTTCCAAGAAACCTATAATAACCAAAAGGTTCTAATATTCTACATATAGCAATATGTAAAATATTAATTTTATCTTCTCTATTCAAAAAAATATTTTTCCCTTTCCCAAGTTCCTGAATTCCTATCAGGTAAATAATCCCAATGGGATCAATTTCTCCTTCTATGCAAAAATGATTTCGTATATATAAAATTACTTTATTCCAATTTATATGAAATTTTTGTATAAATTTTTTTTCCATTTTTTTAGTAAAAAAATTATGATTGGCACAGATATCATTATTCTAATTATCGTTTTATACGGTGCATATAAAGGGTATAGAAAAGGATTACTCTCCCAATTATTTGTATTTATGATATGTTTTTTTTTCCTATACAAAGGAATCGATGTTTTTCACTTCCTTTCAGAAGAATTCCTAAAAAAATACAGTAAGAAAGAACCCTTTTTTACAGGTGTAACTATAATAAGTTCATTTTTTTTTATAATATTTATAGCTTTTTTCACTAAAAAAATCATAGAACTGATTTTGACAATCACATGGACAAAACCCTTTGATAAAGTATTTGGTGGTCTATTAGGCCTGATAAAATATTTTTTTTATCTATCAATATGGATTTTTTTCCTTAAAGAAGCAAATAAAAAAATCAATTTAATTCCTTATAATTTTTTTTCAAATTCCTTTGAAAAAGAGTTTCAATATCTTTTTTATATATCTAGGAAAGAATTTCTGTTTTTTTTAAACAAATTAGAAAAATTATACTTTTTATTTTCAAACATTATCAAATGAACTTTCAAAAAAAGATTTTTTCCATAGAATCCAAAAAAGAATTTGAAGCTTTAACTTTAGAGATATTCAATTATCAAGTAAAAAATAACCAGATTTACAGAAATTATCTTCAATTATTAAAAATTGATCCATTTCGGATTACCAATATTTCGGAAATTCCCTTTTTGCCTATTTCCTTTTTTAAAACCCATTGTGTTTGTAGTCGACCAAAAAGTATTCCAGAAATTATTTTTACCAGCACTGGAACGACAGGAATAAAAAGCAAACATTATGTAGCTGATTTGCTGATTTATAGGAATAGTATTTGTAAAGGATTTGAATATTTTTATGGTCCCATAGACAAATTCCAATTTTTAGCTTTGTTTCCTCTCGATAGAGAGGATTCTTCTTTAATTTATATGATGAAATATTTGATACAAAAAACATATAAAAATGGAAGTAATTTTATTTATTTTCAAAAAATACCTCCTCTTCATTATGAAAAAACTATTTTAATTTTTGGGATCAGTTTTTCTTTATTAGACTTTGTGGATGCCTATAAGAATACTATTTTCGATGGATCTAATAAAGATAATGTGATTATTATGGAAACAGGAGGAATGAAGGGGAAAAGAAAAGAAATCATACGAGAAGAATTACACCATCTTTTAAAGAAAGGTTTTTGTGTAAAAGATATTCACTCTGAATATGGAATGACCGAATTGCTTTCTCAAGCATATGCAAAGAAAGACGGACTTTTTAGATGTCCTCCTTGGATGAAAGTATACATCAGAGATCCGGAAGATCCTTTTATCCATATAGAGGACCATAAAATAGGTGGAATTGATATTATTGATTTATCTAATTATTTATCTTGTCCTTTTATTTCTACCAATGATTTAGGAAAAAAAATAAATGACGATGAATTCGAAGTATTAGGAAGGATGGATTTATCAGACATCCGTGGATGCAGTCTGATGACATTTTAAATTTTAGAAAGCTAGAAAAGAAGCGTCTTTTTTTGACGAAATATGGGACAATACATAGGTATGTAACAGAAGGATATCTTCTATATTTTCTGTAATTTTTTTGGATGGTAAAAGAACGTCCAACATCAATAGAGTGTTCTTTGTTCCATATTTTTTACGGATGATCCCTATCACCTGTTGATTCATCTGTTCCTCAATTTCTTTGAAAATTTTAATTTTGATTGTACGATTTACTTGTTGAAAACTTCTTCTATTCCTGGTGATGTTTTTGATTATATGGAAATGTTCCATCATCAAATGTTCAAGTATCAACAAATTTTTCTTTTGCTGATATTTTAAAGGTTTATGACTATTACTCACATGAAATAAAGTGCGATTAGTAATAACATCGGAAGATTCAATGATCTCTTTAATTTTGTTGTATATCCGCATATAAAATATCCCAGCAATGGGTTCACTGTTTTTCGTTTTCATAATCACTATAATTAAAGAGTTCTGTATGCTCGTAAAACTTTCTTTTACTTTTAAAAAGTGCTCCCTACTATATTGAAGATTTTTTAAATCTTCTTTAGTAATTCCTTCTATACTATTTTTATAAATATTTTCGATTGATTCCAGTATAGGTTCTAAAATATCCATAGTTTTGTTGAAAGTTTTTCCTAAAGTCAGCTCATCGGTTCCAAAAATGGTTCTTTGATCTTCAAATTGTTTATATAGCACTTTCTGATAGTTTTTATAACTCTTGTAAAAAACAAAACCAATTAAAAACATAAAAAAGATTAGGGCCCATGCTTTTACAAAAAATAGAAAAGACGCCGTAATTCCTGCCATGGTAAATGCAATCAGACCTGTTAAAAACCAACCTCTTATAACTTTTAATACTCCTGAAACTCGGTAAACGGCACTTTCTCTATCCCAAGCTCTATCTGAAAAAGAAGTTCCCATAGAAACCATAAAAGTGACAAAAGTAGTTGATAGTGGTAGTTTCTGAACGGTAGCTATCGATATCAATATACTAGATATGGTTAAATTGGCAGAAGCTCTAACTAAGTCAAAAGCAACGTTTTCATTTTGTATTTTTTGCTTAAAATTTTTTTCTATTTTTACTAGGAATCGTTTTGGAAATAATTTGAAAAATTTATTCCCGAAATATAAAAAAAATCGAACAATTCCTCTTGCTAAAGAATTAGATAAAAATTTTTCTGTTCCTTCATTTTGTCTACTTAAATTAATTTCTGTACTGGTGATTGTTTTGGTTTTTTTAGAAAACCAAAGTGTCAATATCATAATTAGTCCTGCAAAAATTAAAACTACAGATGGGACCTGTACATTTCCAGATAAAC is a genomic window containing:
- a CDS encoding LuxE/PaaK family acyltransferase; this translates as MNFQKKIFSIESKKEFEALTLEIFNYQVKNNQIYRNYLQLLKIDPFRITNISEIPFLPISFFKTHCVCSRPKSIPEIIFTSTGTTGIKSKHYVADLLIYRNSICKGFEYFYGPIDKFQFLALFPLDREDSSLIYMMKYLIQKTYKNGSNFIYFQKIPPLHYEKTILIFGISFSLLDFVDAYKNTIFDGSNKDNVIIMETGGMKGKRKEIIREELHHLLKKGFCVKDIHSEYGMTELLSQAYAKKDGLFRCPPWMKVYIRDPEDPFIHIEDHKIGGIDIIDLSNYLSCPFISTNDLGKKINDDEFEVLGRMDLSDIRGCSLMTF
- the pheS gene encoding phenylalanine--tRNA ligase subunit alpha — protein: MDQKVDQIKKEINCFHAKNYEDLEAFRIKFLGKKKGILTVLFKKLKKLPIHERKIFGNVINDLKKKVQKKIQIDHSKNFIKDEDENFDPTIPGKSVEIGSLHPISIIKNRIIDVLKKIGFSYVEGPEIEDDWHNFTALNIPIDHPSRDMQDTFFLCKNPDIVLRTHTSSVQIRYMKKNSPPSRVLSVGKVYRNETISSRSYFMFHQAEGFYIDKKVSFSDLKQTIHYLITSLFGEVKIRFRPSYFPFTEPSAEVDIYNNHTGWLEIMGCGMIDPQVLKNVNVDSEIYSGFAFGIGIERVALLIYQIDDIRIYFDNDIRFLRQFQSDF
- a CDS encoding purine-nucleoside phosphorylase, which codes for MSMILEEKSTKYIQKQIKEKPEFGIVLLGNQFHQLIHEIKNPICIPYEDIPNFTKVNGKFISGNIEGKKVLFLIEPFSSYYEDEYTPFPLVMCKNMGIDKLILINISGGVNPNYKAGDVMLVKDHINLFPESHNMKKFMKNNFLGITEPYDQKMLEMAENIAMNHNIIIQKGVYVAYPYPHYKTHAEYAMIRSMGGDSVGMSNIVSYVITARYMDLRVFAISIIMGLSEQKGSSDSIHLMKSFFQETEKSIPLLILIVKEFIKLCF
- a CDS encoding CvpA family protein; translated protein: MIGTDIIILIIVLYGAYKGYRKGLLSQLFVFMICFFFLYKGIDVFHFLSEEFLKKYSKKEPFFTGVTIISSFFFIIFIAFFTKKIIELILTITWTKPFDKVFGGLLGLIKYFFYLSIWIFFLKEANKKINLIPYNFFSNSFEKEFQYLFYISRKEFLFFLNKLEKLYFLFSNIIK
- the murB gene encoding UDP-N-acetylmuramate dehydrogenase codes for the protein MLDIKKNFSLKNFNTFGINVYAHYFVNVKSIEDIQKIFWKYPSIPKLFLGNGSNILFLNNYYQGMVIKMGIKGMKVIKENEYQAVVQAFAGENWNEFVGWTIKKGFSGLENLSFIPGTVGAAPIQNIGAYGVEVKDTLLEVQVYETNNGKIRIFTREECQLEYRHSFFKHPYSKNKFLVLSVSFLLRKKYHKLNTYYIEIQKELERMNIKKPTMYDLSKAILYIRNRKLPNPKKIGNAGSFFMNPIIGILDFKKLKSKYPTIIGYSISTNQVKLSASSLIETIGWKGKKQGNVGVYEKQPIVLVNYGKASGMDIYYFSEKITQDIKNKFGLVLSREVHLIR
- the rlmB gene encoding 23S rRNA (guanosine(2251)-2'-O)-methyltransferase RlmB, whose product is MSKLEIIYGIHPLIEAIQSKMTISKLFFQIGWKKKYNPYYKKLITLSKRENIPIHIVPKNKFHQLNNKNHQGVFALLSPIKTHSIEDLLPIFYEKGKNALLLILDRITDVRNFGSIIRTAACAGVDAIIIPKKYTAMIGSDSIKTSSGALFKVPICQEKNMKKTIEYLIKYGLKIVSATEKSNIYWYNIDFSGPTAIILGNESNGICPKYLELTSENAKIPTIYGGISSLNVSVACGIILYEVFRQRKFKQY
- a CDS encoding YtxH domain-containing protein; its protein translation is MKKGGNFFWGVILGTMAGLIVGILLAPRKEDKIRNILGKKTEELRDNLQEISKKIGKKVHKIKSNFEAKWKKNKIDKMDQVEEELGT